The following coding sequences lie in one Streptomyces xiamenensis genomic window:
- a CDS encoding restriction endonuclease subunit S, with translation MRVGDASLAHVEQVPLGSLCEVAAGPSGSLLDSLNDGPDGMPVISPPNLTDHNTVDTRRLRRVPWSEAKRLSRFAVREGDLLVVRQGTLGRLALIEAEHATWFYGSACLRIRPRSELILPRYLVSYLSYPPVQRAIVGQALPGTVPSLNSAMLNALPVTVPPLDRQHAVVEALTDVDARIRIQRQMADRLEALRPAIFGELIQGTRRK, from the coding sequence GTGCGAGTAGGTGACGCATCCCTGGCTCACGTTGAGCAGGTCCCGCTTGGGAGTCTCTGTGAGGTGGCTGCCGGTCCGTCCGGATCGCTGCTCGACAGTCTGAACGACGGGCCCGACGGGATGCCGGTGATCTCTCCGCCGAATCTCACCGACCACAACACGGTGGACACCCGGCGGCTGCGGCGGGTGCCTTGGAGCGAGGCCAAACGGCTCTCCCGCTTCGCGGTGCGGGAAGGCGACCTCCTCGTGGTGCGGCAGGGGACACTCGGCCGGCTGGCGTTGATCGAGGCAGAGCACGCCACATGGTTCTACGGCTCGGCCTGTCTTCGTATCAGGCCCCGAAGTGAGCTCATCCTTCCCAGATACCTCGTGTCATATCTGTCCTATCCACCAGTGCAAAGGGCCATAGTGGGACAGGCCCTCCCGGGTACTGTCCCCTCGCTCAACTCAGCGATGTTGAACGCGCTGCCTGTCACCGTGCCGCCCTTGGATCGGCAGCACGCTGTCGTCGAAGCCCTGACCGATGTGGACGCCCGGATCAGAATTCAGAGGCAGATGGCCGACCGCTTGGAGGCGCTGCGGCCAGCCATCTTCGGAGAGCT
- a CDS encoding helix-turn-helix domain-containing protein, producing MEAVQSWEEVGERIAEARLAADMSQGDLASRVGLDRTAIVRIEAGDRRVSALELSRLAQALAVPLAHFLSRPPASLVSRRATLEDVSDQATRASYRLDAWLEQHARNAHWLIAEGFLTPPRLDPSLQRTDGQADPSTLAAAARKALDLPSGPLGPMADVVEQLGLFLTVVDEPAEGASLLQDGYGVAVISGEAQPGRRRWTAAHELGHHLLQDEYHSDAGVAASRDERERQIDRFAECFILPSQDVHNAWKEVKDPSSVRPTMLALAASYRMSWSAVVKRVRSLGLIDGDEARGQRANSPTRGDFLAVLGEQPIPDLEPGTTGKLWRKAVLNAWETGAITAPRTIELLYDAITVEELPTRILEEPLP from the coding sequence ATGGAAGCAGTGCAGAGCTGGGAAGAAGTAGGCGAGCGAATCGCTGAGGCACGCCTAGCTGCGGACATGAGCCAGGGCGACCTGGCCTCCAGAGTAGGACTTGATCGCACAGCGATTGTGCGCATCGAAGCGGGGGACCGGCGCGTCTCCGCCCTTGAACTATCCCGCCTCGCTCAGGCGCTTGCCGTCCCTCTGGCACACTTCCTCTCCCGTCCGCCAGCATCTCTCGTGTCCCGTAGAGCCACGCTGGAGGACGTGTCGGACCAGGCGACTCGCGCCAGCTACCGCCTCGATGCCTGGCTTGAGCAGCACGCTCGCAACGCCCATTGGCTCATCGCGGAAGGCTTTCTCACGCCCCCGCGCTTGGATCCTTCCCTCCAACGGACGGACGGCCAGGCCGACCCAAGCACCCTCGCCGCAGCAGCGCGTAAGGCCCTGGATCTGCCATCGGGCCCGCTGGGGCCGATGGCAGATGTCGTGGAACAACTGGGCCTTTTCCTGACGGTCGTGGACGAGCCAGCCGAGGGGGCCTCGCTCCTGCAGGACGGATACGGCGTAGCCGTCATTAGCGGCGAAGCACAGCCCGGAAGACGGCGATGGACCGCTGCTCACGAACTGGGGCACCACCTTCTACAGGACGAGTACCACAGCGATGCTGGTGTGGCAGCCAGTCGGGATGAGCGCGAGCGGCAGATCGACCGCTTCGCCGAGTGCTTCATTCTTCCTTCCCAGGATGTACACAACGCCTGGAAGGAAGTCAAAGACCCGAGTAGCGTTCGGCCCACCATGCTTGCGTTGGCAGCCAGCTATCGAATGTCCTGGAGCGCGGTTGTGAAACGCGTGCGCAGCTTGGGACTGATCGACGGCGACGAAGCCAGAGGACAGAGAGCGAATTCACCAACACGGGGAGACTTCCTAGCTGTGCTCGGCGAACAGCCAATCCCTGACCTCGAGCCTGGCACGACTGGCAAGTTGTGGCGCAAAGCGGTACTGAACGCCTGGGAGACAGGCGCTATCACAGCTCCACGCACAATCGAGCTTCTTTATGACGCAATCACGGTAGAAGAATTGCCCACGCGCATCCTGGAGGAGCCACTGCCGTGA
- a CDS encoding metallophosphoesterase, with protein sequence MRARYAAPLGIAALGAATLAYAAGFEVRSFRLRRVTVPVLPPGMRPLRILQVSDIHMVGGQRKKQRWLQSLAALRPDLVINTGDNLSDPEAVPETLDALGPLLEFPGAYVFGSNDYYAPKLRNPGRYLVERVQGRHGLNGNAPAVGVPRNPWWELRDAFDEAGWVNLTNTRGRVKTAGAEIALTGLDDPHIKRDRYGEVAGGPEPGADLSLAVVHAPYLRVLDAFTADRYPLILAGHTHGGQLCVPFYGALVTNCDIDPDRVKGLSTHESAGERSYLHVSAGCGTNRYTPVRFACPPEASLLTLTPRDS encoded by the coding sequence ATGCGCGCCCGCTACGCCGCCCCGCTCGGCATCGCCGCCCTGGGGGCCGCCACCCTCGCCTACGCCGCCGGCTTCGAGGTCCGGTCCTTCCGACTGCGCCGGGTCACCGTGCCGGTCCTGCCACCGGGCATGCGCCCGCTGCGGATCCTCCAGGTCTCCGACATCCACATGGTCGGCGGCCAGCGCAAGAAGCAGCGCTGGCTCCAGTCCCTGGCCGCCCTCCGCCCGGACCTGGTGATCAACACCGGCGACAACCTCTCCGACCCCGAAGCCGTCCCGGAGACCCTCGACGCGCTGGGCCCGCTCCTGGAGTTCCCCGGGGCGTACGTCTTCGGCTCCAACGACTACTACGCGCCCAAGCTGCGCAACCCCGGCCGCTACCTGGTGGAACGCGTCCAGGGCCGGCACGGCCTCAACGGCAACGCACCGGCCGTGGGCGTCCCGCGCAACCCGTGGTGGGAGCTGCGCGACGCCTTCGACGAGGCGGGCTGGGTCAACCTCACCAACACCCGCGGCCGGGTCAAGACGGCTGGCGCCGAGATCGCGCTGACCGGCCTGGACGACCCGCACATCAAGCGCGACCGCTACGGCGAGGTGGCGGGCGGCCCCGAACCGGGCGCCGACCTGTCCCTGGCCGTGGTCCACGCCCCGTACCTGCGCGTGCTGGACGCCTTCACGGCCGACCGCTACCCGCTGATCCTGGCCGGGCACACCCACGGCGGCCAGCTGTGCGTGCCGTTCTACGGGGCGCTGGTCACCAACTGCGACATCGACCCGGACCGGGTAAAGGGCCTCTCCACCCACGAATCCGCGGGCGAACGCTCCTACCTCCACGTCTCCGCAGGCTGCGGCACCAACCGCTACACCCCGGTCCGCTTCGCCTGCCCGCCGGAGGCGTCGCTGCTCACGCTGACCCCCCGGGACAGCTGA
- a CDS encoding GatB/YqeY domain-containing protein, giving the protein MTTLKSRLSDDLTTAIKARDELRSSTLRMTLTAVSYEETAGKEARELSDDDVQKVIAREAKKRREAAEAFDKGGRAEQAERERAEGKVLSEYLPQQLSDEELAAIVTDAVAEAKAGGAEGPRAMGAVMKIVSPKVAGRADGGRVAGLVKRTLAG; this is encoded by the coding sequence ATGACCACGTTGAAGTCCCGGCTCTCCGACGATCTGACCACGGCGATCAAGGCGCGTGACGAGCTGCGATCGAGCACGCTCCGGATGACGCTCACCGCCGTCTCCTACGAGGAGACGGCCGGCAAGGAGGCACGTGAGCTCTCCGACGACGACGTGCAGAAGGTCATCGCCCGCGAGGCGAAGAAGCGGCGTGAGGCGGCGGAGGCGTTCGACAAGGGCGGCCGGGCGGAGCAGGCGGAGCGGGAGCGGGCCGAGGGCAAGGTGCTCTCGGAGTACCTGCCGCAGCAGCTGAGCGACGAGGAACTCGCCGCGATCGTGACGGACGCGGTCGCCGAGGCGAAGGCCGGCGGCGCCGAGGGTCCGCGGGCGATGGGCGCCGTGATGAAGATCGTGTCCCCGAAGGTCGCGGGGCGGGCGGACGGCGGACGGGTGGCCGGGCTGGTGAAGCGGACCCTGGCCGGGTAG
- a CDS encoding transglycosylase domain-containing protein: MGRKRPGGGLSTTQQMAKFLGVSVLSGAVLAGLALPAVGALGLAAKGTVQTFDEIPSELTRPPLSQSTMILDVEGNKIAEVYSRYRTVIEADEMGPYVRQALVAIEDARFYEHGAIDLKGVLRALNRNVTEGGVQEGASTLTQQYVKNVFVEAAGDDAEAVAEATAQSGAEGMGRKIREMKFAIQLEQELTKDEILTNYLNITYFGQQAYGVEAASQRYFSKPAADLELHEAALLAGLVQSPSAYDPVNSPDKALNRRNTVLEKMVESKDITRAEADEAKETDLGLNVSRPQNGCITAVHDAGFFCDYVRKEILNSPVFGETEEERSELWRIGGLRVRTTLDPTAQAAAAQAAKDGAYEDDEVTAAVVQIQPGTGHILSMAQSRPYGLDISANETTLNLNVSSSMGGTTYGFQPGSTFKPITAAVALEAGISPAETYSSDRKITLPMNEFKDCENKPLGSAEEREWSVQNEREDMKGTWDMSDALGQSVNTYFADLERRVGVCETVTLAGEMGVRGGNDAELPASPSATLGGLETTPLMMANAYATFANRGTYCEPVAILSVTDSNGDEMDVPEGNCTQVMSEHTADTVNQMLKGVVEDGTGQTAGLTDRENAGKTGTSDNRRNVWFVGYTPELSTAVRVGGDATLIPMENISIAGTTWEKAGGGSVAGPIWRQAMTGALAGVPGSTFNEVDVPRGDDKKDDKKDDKKDRDRDNNGNSGGNGGGPDIDLGDWGNWDDFDWGDNRPGNGWGRDR; this comes from the coding sequence ATGGGTAGGAAGCGCCCGGGAGGCGGGCTGAGCACGACTCAGCAGATGGCCAAGTTCCTCGGGGTCAGCGTGCTGTCCGGGGCCGTACTGGCGGGGCTGGCGCTGCCGGCCGTCGGCGCCCTGGGGCTGGCTGCCAAGGGAACGGTGCAGACCTTCGACGAGATCCCGAGCGAGCTCACGCGGCCACCGCTGAGCCAGAGCACGATGATCCTGGACGTCGAGGGCAACAAGATCGCGGAGGTGTACTCCCGTTACCGCACGGTGATCGAGGCGGACGAGATGGGTCCGTACGTTCGCCAGGCGCTGGTGGCGATCGAGGACGCGCGCTTCTACGAGCACGGCGCGATCGACCTCAAGGGCGTGCTGCGGGCGCTGAACCGCAACGTCACCGAGGGCGGCGTCCAGGAGGGCGCCTCGACCCTCACGCAGCAGTACGTGAAGAACGTCTTCGTCGAGGCGGCGGGCGACGACGCGGAGGCGGTGGCCGAGGCCACCGCGCAGAGCGGCGCCGAGGGCATGGGCCGCAAGATCCGCGAGATGAAGTTCGCCATCCAGCTGGAGCAGGAACTCACCAAGGACGAAATCCTTACCAATTACCTCAATATCACCTATTTCGGACAGCAGGCGTACGGAGTCGAGGCCGCCTCGCAGCGGTACTTCTCCAAGCCGGCCGCCGACCTGGAACTGCACGAGGCGGCGCTGCTGGCCGGCCTCGTCCAGTCCCCGAGCGCCTACGACCCGGTCAACTCCCCGGACAAGGCGCTCAACCGGCGCAACACCGTCCTGGAGAAGATGGTCGAGTCCAAGGACATCACCCGCGCCGAGGCGGACGAGGCCAAGGAGACGGATCTCGGCCTCAACGTCTCCCGGCCGCAGAACGGCTGCATCACCGCCGTCCACGACGCCGGCTTCTTCTGCGACTACGTGCGCAAGGAGATCCTCAACAGCCCCGTCTTCGGCGAGACCGAGGAGGAGCGCAGCGAGCTGTGGCGCATCGGCGGCCTGCGGGTGCGGACCACCCTGGACCCCACCGCCCAGGCGGCCGCCGCCCAGGCGGCGAAGGACGGCGCGTACGAGGACGACGAGGTCACGGCGGCCGTCGTCCAGATCCAGCCGGGCACCGGGCACATCCTGTCGATGGCCCAGTCCCGTCCCTACGGCCTGGACATCTCCGCCAACGAGACGACGCTCAACCTCAACGTCTCCAGCTCCATGGGCGGCACCACCTACGGCTTCCAGCCCGGCTCGACATTCAAGCCGATCACGGCGGCCGTGGCCCTGGAGGCGGGGATCAGCCCCGCCGAGACGTACAGCTCGGACCGCAAGATCACGCTGCCCATGAACGAGTTCAAGGACTGCGAGAACAAGCCGCTCGGCTCCGCAGAGGAGCGCGAGTGGTCCGTGCAGAACGAGCGGGAGGACATGAAGGGCACCTGGGACATGAGCGATGCCCTGGGCCAGTCCGTCAACACCTACTTCGCCGACCTCGAACGCCGGGTGGGCGTGTGCGAGACCGTCACCCTGGCCGGTGAGATGGGCGTGCGCGGCGGCAACGACGCCGAGCTGCCCGCCAGCCCGTCCGCCACGCTGGGCGGTCTGGAGACCACCCCGCTGATGATGGCCAACGCGTACGCGACGTTCGCCAACCGCGGCACCTACTGCGAGCCGGTCGCCATCCTGTCCGTGACCGACAGCAACGGCGACGAGATGGACGTGCCGGAGGGCAACTGCACCCAGGTCATGTCGGAGCACACCGCCGACACGGTGAACCAGATGCTGAAGGGCGTCGTCGAGGACGGCACCGGCCAGACCGCCGGCCTCACCGACCGGGAGAACGCCGGCAAGACCGGTACCTCCGACAACCGCAGGAACGTGTGGTTCGTCGGCTACACCCCCGAGCTGTCCACCGCCGTCCGGGTGGGCGGCGACGCGACGCTGATCCCGATGGAGAACATCTCGATCGCCGGCACCACCTGGGAGAAGGCGGGCGGTGGCAGCGTGGCCGGCCCGATCTGGCGGCAGGCCATGACCGGCGCGCTGGCAGGCGTACCCGGCTCGACGTTCAACGAGGTCGACGTGCCGCGCGGCGACGACAAGAAGGATGACAAGAAGGACGACAAGAAGGACCGCGACCGCGACAACAACGGCAATAGCGGCGGCAACGGCGGAGGCCCGGACATCGACCTGGGTGACTGGGGCAACTGGGACGACTTCGACTGGGGCGACAACCGGCCGGGCAACGGCTGGGGCCGTGACCGCTGA